In the genome of Candidatus Diapherotrites archaeon, the window ATGACACCGAATGGCACAATGACCTCAATAAACGCATTCGAACTCTAGAGGCGTGGGTTAAAACGCAGAAAGGACAAATCGTAATCATGGCAGCCGTCGAATCAATTGTCTTGAGCGCGGCGGTTAGCTACTTTCTATGACTATCACACTCTACAACACAGTGGAGAGGGGGAATCTTCTATGGAAGACCGAATTAGTATAATGCTGGCCGGACTTTTTGGTGGAGCTATTGCTGGTTTCAGCTGTGCCGCAAAAAATGTTGGTCCAGGAGAAGTTTTCGACTGGCGAAAGTTTTTGCCCGCAATGGTATGGGGCGCTTTCCTCGGACTAATTGCTGCCGGTGCCGGATTAAACACGAACGAACTCGAAACAACGGGATTCTCATTCGTGGCATATACGTTCCTAAATAACATATACAAGGGTATCAAATCCTGGCTTGAAAGACGGTAAAACTTTTCTAATTCCAGGATTAGGGCATTCTACAACAGGAATGACCCTTTCCTGATATTTTTCAGTTATCATCTGAAGGAAAGAAAGTCCCACTTCTCTCCAAGATTTTTTTCATTGAATTCATAATTCTTGCCACCATTGTAGCGGCAGCTTCCATCTTTGAATACAACAATGCCACCATATAGCTTCTTTGAATGCTTTGTATTCTGAGTATCAATATACTTTCGCAGCGCTTCTGCTTTTTCTTTGGCATCTTCTGCAGTGCGACCGCCTTTAGTATCAAATAAACCTATTCGACCATCTTTCATCTGCACAATAAAGTCAACGTAGAAGGAGCGCTCAATGCCCTTAATGTCAGCGTAGGGTATCGCAAAATATTTTATCCCGTTATCTCCGTTTTTGTACCACCATTTAACTTTATTATTATGATCTTCCAGTAGCCCAATAAAATCCTCTTCGGGTTTTGATTCTTTCCCAGCATAGAATGGTTTCATAATAGATTTGTTCATTGGTTTTTCTTTGAACTTGCTCGTATAACTGATCAGTAACGGAACGTTCCAAACGAAATGTTTTTTCTCTTTCTTATCCATGACTTTTTCAACGACTTCAAGCCAATATTTTTCTTTTGCTTTGTTCAGTTGGTCGATAAAAGTTGGGTTATTTTCTTTGCTTAGGATAATCCTCTGCGCAGTTGTATAGTCCAGTATATTGAGTTTATTCTCAAAAAATTTGTATAGCGATGTCTTGATTACACGCATTGAGTCAGCCGGAGCGAAAGGGGAAGCTATCAACTTAAGGAATGAGTCAAAGCGTTCTTGTAGCTCACGCTCAGAAATTGCAATTTCTAATTCGCCACCGTGTTTAACATCCTGAACTTTATCTAATTTTTCAATTTTCCCATCTACTAATATCTCGTTTACCAAGGCAGTTGGTTTCATATTTAACTTTTTGCTCAATCTATCCTCATTTACAGTATCTTGAAATATACGGGTAAATTCTCCAGAAAGTCGTGTTTTTTCGCGGGCTCTCTTCAAATAAACTGATTGTAGATCAACTGGGTTATACAAATCAGTCCTTCGTTTTGCTTCTAACACAGTAATGTAATCTTTCGCAATACCCTCAGCTATTTTTATCTCAGATAAATTAGTGAATACATACCCTTTATTCAGACCCTCGCTTTCATAATGGCGCGCTTCAGGCATACGCATGATACGACCAATCGTCTGAATCGAAAAAGTAATACTTTTCCAGTCACGAAATAGGATAAGAATTGCTGCTCTTGGACAATCCCATCCGAGCGCAATAGCTTGTTTGAATATCATTACCTCAGTTTCATTTTCATTCTTTTCAATGTTCTCTAAATTTATCTTATTGTCCTTTTCGGAAAGATATATAGCGAGTTTTCGGTTTTCGGTTGTTATTCCTTGATTTCGAAGAATTGCAATAACATCATCCTTCTTGTCATTTGATCCTTGCCGGCTATCCGGAATTTGAATTAAGATCAATGGGTTAACTGCTGAACCTTCACTTCTATATTGCTTCACTAACTCGGCCTGTTTTTCTAAAGCACACTGAATGACAAACTCATCTGCACTTTTCATGCCGACTTTTTTCTGATCTATTTCAGGATTTATCTGTACTTCATTTTTTATCATGCCTTCTTCTTTGACATCTTGAAAATCAACTTCAACTTTGGCATTGATATTTGTTATCTGGGGGGTAGCAGAAACTTCTATTGTAACTTTTGGATTAATTAGCTCAATTACTTCTAAAGATTTTGGCGCTTTAGCGCTATGATGACTTTCATCAATAACCAATAAAATATCTCGACCGTTTTCTTTTGTATTTTCCACAATTTTCGATAAATTATTGTCATACTCATTTTCTCTTATGTAAATATTATCCGCTTTATTGATACTTTGCCAATTGAAAAATAGGATCTCATTTCTTCCGATCATTCGA includes:
- a CDS encoding DEAD/DEAH box helicase family protein — its product is MITLKDYQEKAVKKLFAEVSDLLNYTESKICVFDAPTGSGKTIMMAEFLKRLAVSKEKKKDLAFIWISVNQLHNQSKDKLERYFEDTRILKCSDFEDLEDRMIGRNEILFFNWQSINKADNIYIRENEYDNNLSKIVENTKENGRDILLVIDESHHSAKAPKSLEVIELINPKVTIEVSATPQITNINAKVEVDFQDVKEEGMIKNEVQINPEIDQKKVGMKSADEFVIQCALEKQAELVKQYRSEGSAVNPLILIQIPDSRQGSNDKKDDVIAILRNQGITTENRKLAIYLSEKDNKINLENIEKNENETEVMIFKQAIALGWDCPRAAILILFRDWKSITFSIQTIGRIMRMPEARHYESEGLNKGYVFTNLSEIKIAEGIAKDYITVLEAKRRTDLYNPVDLQSVYLKRAREKTRLSGEFTRIFQDTVNEDRLSKKLNMKPTALVNEILVDGKIEKLDKVQDVKHGGELEIAISERELQERFDSFLKLIASPFAPADSMRVIKTSLYKFFENKLNILDYTTAQRIILSKENNPTFIDQLNKAKEKYWLEVVEKVMDKKEKKHFVWNVPLLISYTSKFKEKPMNKSIMKPFYAGKESKPEEDFIGLLEDHNNKVKWWYKNGDNGIKYFAIPYADIKGIERSFYVDFIVQMKDGRIGLFDTKGGRTAEDAKEKAEALRKYIDTQNTKHSKKLYGGIVVFKDGSCRYNGGKNYEFNEKNLGEKWDFLSFR